A genomic stretch from Shewanella woodyi ATCC 51908 includes:
- the flgD gene encoding flagellar hook assembly protein FlgD, with the protein MAPAQQTASAAQAATQNTEQTSTTGNPFIDAIRLPDESSIPEPNNQELTQEDFFSLLSQQLSMQDPFKPVDNDQMIAQMASFSTVDGINNLNDEIVNLNTVMTSSQALQASGLVGQKVLIPSDTGHVSAEGRELKGIISTPEAIESITVRVEDDKGQLVKSFTVDGSAGGNVDVAWDGLDKNGEPVADGNYSIKASGKVDGKSEELAVSTYAHVTSVSLGTASTGAILNLRGVGGIKIGDVLAVAES; encoded by the coding sequence GTGGCACCAGCGCAGCAAACAGCTTCGGCAGCACAAGCTGCTACGCAAAATACTGAGCAGACGTCGACAACGGGAAATCCATTTATTGATGCGATTCGCTTACCGGACGAATCATCGATACCTGAGCCCAATAATCAGGAGTTGACCCAAGAAGATTTCTTCTCGCTATTAAGTCAGCAGTTGTCGATGCAAGATCCGTTCAAGCCTGTTGATAATGATCAGATGATCGCTCAGATGGCATCATTTTCTACGGTAGACGGCATTAATAACCTTAATGATGAGATTGTTAACCTTAATACTGTGATGACCTCGAGCCAAGCGCTGCAGGCATCAGGCTTAGTTGGGCAGAAGGTGTTGATCCCATCTGATACTGGGCATGTTTCAGCCGAAGGCCGAGAGCTTAAAGGGATCATCAGTACCCCTGAAGCTATCGAAAGTATCACGGTACGTGTTGAAGATGACAAAGGACAGTTAGTTAAATCGTTTACGGTTGATGGCAGTGCTGGCGGCAACGTGGATGTGGCATGGGATGGACTTGATAAAAATGGCGAGCCAGTTGCCGACGGTAACTACTCCATCAAGGCGTCAGGCAAAGTTGATGGTAAGAGTGAAGAGCTAGCCGTATCTACCTATGCCCACGTGACCAGTGTTTCACTCGGTACGGCAAGCACGGGTGCCATTCTTAACTTACGTGGCGTTGGTGGTATTAAGATTGGAGATGTATTAGCTGTCGCTGAAAGCTAA
- a CDS encoding CheR family methyltransferase encodes MPNKSLAEAEYTQFRLFLEQHSGIVLGDNKQYLVRSRLAPLMGQYNLPSLSEVVKHSMKPTERQLRASVIDAMTTNETLWFRDRYPFELLSNKLLPEYSKLGRPLKIWSAACSSGQEPYSLAMTILEYQQKKPGTLPGNASILATDLSPSMLERCKNAEYDNLALGRGLSEERKRQFFTATNDGTMVIKDNVKRLVNFRAHNLLESYTLLGKFDIIFCRNVLIYFSPEAKAKILRQFAAALNPKGILFLGASESIAGLTEEFDMIRCNPGIYYQKKI; translated from the coding sequence GTGCCAAATAAATCACTTGCTGAAGCTGAATACACACAATTTAGATTATTTCTGGAACAACACAGTGGTATTGTGCTGGGTGATAATAAGCAGTATTTAGTACGCAGTCGCTTAGCACCTTTGATGGGACAGTATAATCTTCCATCCTTGTCTGAAGTGGTCAAACACTCCATGAAGCCAACTGAGCGGCAGCTGAGAGCATCTGTTATCGATGCGATGACCACGAATGAAACTTTATGGTTTAGAGATCGGTACCCCTTTGAGTTGCTATCTAATAAGTTATTGCCTGAATACAGCAAGCTTGGTAGACCACTTAAAATATGGTCGGCGGCCTGTTCCTCAGGTCAAGAACCCTATTCACTTGCCATGACTATTTTGGAGTATCAACAGAAAAAGCCAGGAACCTTGCCAGGTAATGCCTCAATTCTAGCAACGGATCTATCTCCGTCTATGCTTGAAAGGTGTAAAAATGCTGAGTATGACAATTTGGCATTAGGCAGAGGCTTGTCTGAGGAGCGTAAGCGTCAGTTTTTTACAGCGACCAATGACGGCACTATGGTGATCAAGGACAATGTTAAACGTCTAGTTAACTTTAGAGCCCATAATCTACTTGAAAGCTATACCTTGCTAGGTAAGTTTGACATTATATTTTGTCGTAATGTGCTTATCTATTTCTCTCCAGAGGCAAAGGCCAAAATCCTGCGGCAATTTGCTGCCGCTTTGAACCCGAAAGGGATACTCTTTCTTGGCGCATCTGAGTCAATTGCCGGATTAACAGAGGAGTTTGATATGATCCGCTGTAATCCAGGTATCTATTATCAAAAGAAAATCTAA
- the flgE gene encoding flagellar hook protein FlgE, giving the protein MSFNIALSGISAAQKDLNTTANNIANVNSIGFKESRAEFADVYANSIFANSKTAVGGGATTSQVAQQFHQGSLQFTNNALDMAINGGGFFVTSSSLDSQDHTFTRAGAFKVDSNNYLVDSQGNFLQTFGVDKDGNSTSVSLTTTSPVIIPDTAGSPKMTDEIGIQMNLNAGDDTLDPAAFDPNDRDTYNNSTAVTLYDSLGEPHIMTTYFVRPPQAAYTGASNWVAFYAVDGKQVDLAGPAGTYQTDTTGDGNADSSGSATTAGGWKGSVLTYNDTGAYVGSDPAVVTTEELGVNGAGVLGPGADGTQTLAVKYNNPTQYASTFEVTELTQDGTTVGRLTNVEVGADGLINASYSNGSTVPLARVALARFANEQGLTQVGNTSWKASLDSGLALAGEANSGTFGSIRSSALEQSNVDLTTELVDLISAQRNFQANSRTLEVNNTLQQTVLQIR; this is encoded by the coding sequence ATGTCGTTTAACATTGCATTGAGTGGTATTTCCGCTGCCCAGAAAGATCTAAATACCACAGCGAATAACATCGCTAACGTTAACAGCATTGGCTTTAAGGAATCTCGAGCTGAATTCGCCGATGTGTACGCAAACTCCATTTTTGCGAACAGTAAGACAGCGGTGGGTGGTGGTGCGACAACAAGTCAAGTTGCTCAGCAGTTCCATCAAGGTAGCTTACAGTTCACCAACAATGCCCTAGATATGGCGATTAATGGTGGTGGCTTTTTCGTTACATCAAGCAGCTTAGATTCACAAGATCACACCTTCACAAGAGCTGGGGCGTTTAAAGTCGATTCAAATAACTACTTGGTTGACTCGCAAGGTAACTTCCTACAGACATTTGGTGTCGATAAAGATGGTAACTCAACCTCGGTGAGCTTAACGACGACCAGCCCAGTTATCATTCCAGATACCGCAGGTAGCCCAAAGATGACAGATGAAATTGGGATACAGATGAATCTAAATGCGGGTGATGACACCTTAGATCCTGCCGCATTTGATCCAAACGATCGTGATACCTATAACAACTCAACTGCGGTAACCTTATATGATTCATTAGGTGAACCTCATATTATGACCACCTATTTTGTTCGTCCACCTCAAGCGGCATATACAGGTGCGAGTAATTGGGTCGCTTTCTACGCTGTCGATGGAAAGCAAGTTGACTTAGCAGGTCCAGCTGGTACTTATCAAACAGATACTACAGGTGATGGTAATGCCGATAGTAGTGGCTCTGCGACAACAGCTGGTGGCTGGAAAGGCTCGGTACTGACCTATAACGATACGGGGGCATATGTTGGTAGTGATCCTGCGGTTGTGACCACAGAGGAGCTGGGTGTTAATGGTGCCGGGGTACTCGGTCCTGGCGCCGATGGAACCCAAACTTTGGCGGTTAAATATAATAATCCAACTCAATATGCTTCAACATTTGAGGTCACTGAACTCACGCAAGATGGTACGACGGTTGGTCGTTTAACCAATGTTGAAGTGGGAGCCGACGGCCTAATTAATGCCAGCTACAGTAACGGTTCGACGGTTCCGTTGGCGAGAGTCGCCTTGGCTCGTTTTGCCAATGAACAAGGTTTGACTCAAGTTGGTAATACTTCATGGAAAGCCAGTTTAGACTCAGGGCTTGCCCTTGCTGGTGAAGCAAACAGTGGGACGTTTGGTAGTATTCGTTCATCGGCTCTTGAACAGTCGAATGTTGATTTGACGACAGAGTTAGTCGACCTTATCTCTGCTCAAAGAAACTTCCAAGCAAACTCAAGAACTTTGGAAGTGAACAATACCCTGCAGCAAACGGTACTTCAGATCCGATAG
- the flgA gene encoding flagellar basal body P-ring formation chaperone FlgA, which translates to MKVKNVLILFTLLFSTHALSATQASVPSLSTISNLAIETIEKKIDVSGDAKVKITPQSLDTRITPPACFPPVKAELATNRAIKRTNTVKISCDSPQLDYPWQIFLSVRVDILYPVVVARETLGPGDLLSNDDVIIEYVDRTNLRGQQFDDIKQVVGTRVKRRIPPNQPIFSSNLCFVCKGDTVSIYARSANVVIKTVGEALRDGNLGDRIRIKNTHSNKSLHATVTGVGEVEVRM; encoded by the coding sequence ATGAAAGTAAAAAATGTACTCATTTTATTCACATTATTATTCTCGACACACGCCTTAAGTGCTACTCAGGCTAGTGTGCCCTCTTTATCGACCATATCAAATTTAGCTATAGAGACCATAGAAAAAAAAATAGATGTCTCAGGTGACGCTAAAGTAAAGATCACCCCTCAAAGCCTAGATACGCGAATTACACCACCAGCATGCTTCCCCCCCGTAAAGGCAGAGCTTGCGACAAATAGAGCCATTAAACGAACCAATACGGTAAAAATAAGTTGTGATAGCCCACAACTGGATTACCCTTGGCAAATTTTTCTCTCAGTGCGCGTAGACATACTCTATCCAGTTGTCGTTGCAAGAGAGACATTAGGCCCAGGTGACTTACTTTCCAACGATGATGTCATAATCGAGTACGTTGATAGAACAAACCTCAGAGGTCAGCAATTTGACGACATTAAGCAGGTCGTCGGCACTCGAGTTAAGAGGCGAATTCCCCCTAATCAACCTATATTTAGTAGTAATCTTTGCTTTGTGTGTAAAGGCGATACTGTCTCAATATACGCCCGTTCGGCAAATGTCGTGATAAAAACTGTCGGTGAAGCGCTGCGAGATGGAAATTTAGGTGATAGAATCCGAATTAAGAATACACATTCCAATAAAAGTCTGCATGCTACCGTCACGGGTGTAGGTGAAGTTGAAGTTAGAATGTAA
- the flgF gene encoding flagellar basal-body rod protein FlgF: MDKLLYVAMSGAKQNMNALAVRANNLANANTDGFKADMEQARSMQAFGEGLPTRVFAMTENPSANFSSGPIKTTGRDLDIAINGSGWIAVQGADGGEAYTRSGSLSFDTSGLLRNDRGNPIMGDSGPIVLPLPIEKVEIAQDGIISVRPLGATAEVIEEVGRIKLVNPGDGNMMRGADGLFRQMSGEIAPADPRVAVESGAVEGSNVNAVDEMVSLIDIQRQFEMQVKMMKTAEEMDQASSSLMRIS; encoded by the coding sequence GTGGACAAATTACTCTACGTCGCAATGAGTGGCGCTAAGCAGAATATGAATGCTCTGGCGGTACGTGCGAATAACTTAGCCAATGCTAATACCGATGGTTTTAAAGCGGACATGGAACAAGCGCGTTCTATGCAGGCTTTTGGCGAAGGTTTGCCGACACGCGTATTTGCAATGACTGAAAATCCATCGGCAAATTTCTCCTCAGGTCCTATTAAGACAACTGGACGAGATCTGGATATTGCGATTAATGGCAGTGGATGGATAGCGGTTCAAGGGGCTGATGGTGGCGAAGCTTATACTCGCTCTGGGAGCTTAAGTTTCGATACTTCAGGTTTACTGCGTAATGACAGAGGAAACCCAATTATGGGTGATTCCGGTCCTATCGTTTTACCATTGCCGATAGAGAAAGTTGAGATAGCTCAAGATGGCATTATCTCAGTGCGTCCTTTAGGGGCGACAGCGGAAGTGATTGAAGAGGTAGGCAGGATTAAGTTAGTGAATCCTGGCGATGGAAATATGATGCGAGGAGCTGATGGTTTGTTTAGACAGATGTCAGGTGAAATTGCTCCTGCTGATCCACGTGTTGCCGTTGAAAGTGGTGCAGTGGAGGGCAGTAATGTGAATGCTGTCGATGAGATGGTGTCTTTGATTGATATACAACGTCAGTTTGAGATGCAGGTCAAGATGATGAAAACCGCAGAAGAGATGGATCAAGCATCATCTTCATTAATGCGTATTAGCTAG
- the flgC gene encoding flagellar basal body rod protein FlgC — MSLFNIFNVSGSGMSAQSVRLNTTASNIANADSVSSSIDETYRARHPIFEAEMAKASHQQQSSQSVAVKGIVESDAPLQKEYSPNHPMADTDGFIYKPNVNVMEEMADMISASRSYQMNVQVAEAAKSMLQQTLRIGK, encoded by the coding sequence ATGAGTTTATTCAATATTTTTAACGTTTCAGGCTCAGGTATGTCGGCTCAATCGGTAAGATTGAACACCACTGCCAGTAATATTGCCAATGCCGATTCAGTCTCCAGTAGCATTGATGAGACATACCGTGCAAGGCATCCCATTTTTGAAGCTGAGATGGCTAAAGCTAGTCATCAGCAGCAATCATCACAATCTGTTGCCGTTAAGGGCATAGTTGAGAGTGATGCGCCTTTGCAGAAGGAGTACTCTCCTAATCATCCAATGGCTGATACAGATGGCTTTATCTATAAACCGAATGTGAACGTGATGGAGGAGATGGCGGATATGATCTCGGCGTCTCGCTCATATCAGATGAATGTGCAGGTTGCTGAAGCGGCAAAGTCTATGCTTCAGCAAACCTTAAGAATTGGCAAATAG
- a CDS encoding LPP20 family lipoprotein, protein MNKYLILIVFLLSGCASQDRYIEWETQKPESFPKLTAIGYATLDAQPSKSKSQQVLMAMQASKIAAYRELAEQVYGQELSATSKVNDWMLTDDAIQASVTGIIRGAKVVKSYPAGEHYVTELELDFSQVWALYQQNNRPQTIKSVTYF, encoded by the coding sequence ATGAATAAGTATTTAATCTTGATAGTATTCTTACTATCTGGATGTGCATCCCAAGATCGATACATAGAGTGGGAGACGCAAAAACCTGAGAGCTTTCCAAAGCTGACCGCTATTGGCTATGCAACTTTAGATGCCCAACCCTCGAAGAGTAAGTCTCAGCAGGTTTTGATGGCGATGCAAGCCTCTAAAATTGCTGCTTATCGTGAACTTGCTGAGCAGGTTTATGGCCAAGAGCTCTCTGCGACCAGTAAGGTTAACGATTGGATGTTAACTGATGATGCGATACAAGCTTCTGTTACAGGCATTATTAGAGGGGCTAAAGTGGTCAAGAGTTATCCAGCGGGAGAGCACTATGTCACTGAGCTGGAACTGGATTTCTCACAAGTTTGGGCGCTTTATCAACAAAACAATAGGCCGCAAACAATTAAGAGTGTGACCTATTTTTAA
- a CDS encoding GSCFA domain-containing protein, with product MQKTGFTPYSHQGDSSFWRTGVADIELGHEIFPKLHNIHLNQHTPRISSIGSCFAQHVGKWLNAGSYLFNQSKLESNQVSSFAFGNLYTPRGFLQWFDIEDRGSQLDINCATYCKDNRYYDLLRPNFNPAGFDSLADLVTARSEASAEMRATITTTDVLVFTLGLTEAWRDNEDVFYPSCPGIISGKFDDSIYQFHNFSYEELCADLKAISARLKSINPTIQIILTVSPVPLTATMTDKHILVANQGSKSLLRTVAGFMSDHYSEFSYFPSYELITVPNAGDFRFESNLRSVTPQAVNYVMQHFKTVIDKQSSPKTVHDETAQTTIEQPDTNEVVCEDELLEATKKLQESQQQTQKVNLTLFGDSHMGKLSRSLNQMDIPHCGGMVMNGSGFSQKKFAMCDAEYFVPLESAISRKLWSEILVNLNTHQQDKTLANSTIITNLGMQTHQNISRFSKWLEQTYPEGVDEITTKEFVDYFNDDLTDQLSILLKLHNQGHTVIVVSDPPFCQYFKESKSMTNLIYSYFYAVEYVWSQFGLTFFNAATTFDQEVTDPETYLSEIQYADGNHDWIHGNDKYYSWLANKLIPLIQQK from the coding sequence ATGCAAAAAACAGGATTTACACCTTATAGTCATCAAGGCGATAGCTCCTTTTGGCGTACTGGTGTTGCTGATATTGAACTTGGACACGAGATATTTCCCAAACTTCATAACATTCATTTAAATCAGCATACACCTAGGATCTCATCCATAGGATCCTGCTTTGCACAGCATGTTGGTAAGTGGCTAAACGCAGGTAGTTATCTATTTAATCAAAGTAAGCTTGAATCCAACCAAGTTTCCAGTTTTGCATTTGGTAACCTCTATACACCAAGGGGCTTTCTGCAATGGTTTGATATTGAGGACAGGGGCAGCCAACTTGATATTAATTGCGCTACTTATTGTAAGGACAACAGGTATTACGATCTATTAAGGCCCAACTTTAATCCTGCAGGTTTTGACTCACTAGCTGATTTAGTGACAGCTCGCAGCGAGGCCTCGGCAGAAATGCGCGCAACAATCACAACCACAGATGTACTGGTTTTTACCTTAGGGTTGACTGAGGCCTGGAGAGATAATGAAGATGTATTCTATCCCAGTTGCCCAGGGATCATCTCTGGCAAATTTGATGATTCTATTTATCAGTTCCATAACTTCAGTTATGAAGAGTTATGTGCAGATCTTAAAGCGATTTCTGCAAGACTCAAATCCATCAACCCGACGATTCAGATCATTTTAACGGTATCACCAGTACCTTTAACAGCTACCATGACTGACAAACATATCTTAGTTGCCAATCAAGGTTCAAAATCATTATTGCGGACCGTTGCAGGCTTCATGAGCGATCATTATTCCGAATTTTCTTACTTCCCCTCATACGAACTAATAACCGTTCCCAATGCTGGCGACTTTAGATTTGAGAGCAACCTAAGATCTGTCACTCCACAAGCTGTCAACTATGTTATGCAGCATTTCAAAACTGTGATTGATAAACAGAGTTCCCCTAAAACAGTTCATGATGAAACAGCTCAAACCACTATAGAGCAGCCGGATACTAATGAAGTCGTTTGCGAAGATGAGTTACTCGAAGCCACAAAAAAACTTCAAGAGAGCCAACAACAAACTCAAAAGGTGAACCTCACCCTTTTTGGTGACAGCCATATGGGTAAACTATCACGCTCACTAAACCAAATGGATATCCCCCATTGTGGCGGTATGGTTATGAACGGTTCAGGCTTCTCACAAAAGAAGTTTGCCATGTGTGATGCCGAGTATTTTGTTCCCCTCGAGAGCGCCATTTCGAGGAAGCTTTGGTCTGAGATACTAGTAAACTTAAATACTCATCAGCAAGATAAAACCTTAGCGAATTCCACCATCATCACTAACCTAGGAATGCAGACACATCAGAATATCTCACGATTTTCCAAATGGTTAGAGCAAACCTACCCAGAAGGCGTTGATGAAATCACTACAAAAGAGTTTGTCGACTATTTTAATGATGATCTCACCGATCAACTCTCTATCTTGTTGAAGCTTCACAATCAGGGACACACAGTGATAGTGGTATCCGATCCACCATTTTGTCAGTACTTTAAAGAGTCTAAATCGATGACAAACCTCATCTACTCATATTTCTATGCAGTGGAATATGTATGGAGTCAATTTGGTCTTACCTTCTTTAATGCAGCGACGACATTCGATCAAGAGGTCACAGATCCTGAAACTTATCTGTCCGAGATACAATACGCTGACGGTAATCATGATTGGATCCACGGCAATGATAAATACTACAGCTGGCTCGCAAACAAACTCATCCCATTAATCCAACAAAAATAA
- a CDS encoding FlgO family outer membrane protein, with amino-acid sequence MRTLQLVLFTLLLSGCAQQVHTTKSPLADGNRLPSTSAINHVSQQIANELVRQNDALRANQPLLVATPVLLADLNQTNAVGLQLQEGLTAAMHDHQFSLVDINVGENIRVTPQGDFLLTRNWKQLPTGIAVEHVLVSTMSMSSEGMVINARVVNITNNRVVSASQASFGLEQLPGYLRASEQVVSQDGLLYRDSGMGEKEVRVIGGLK; translated from the coding sequence ATGCGTACCCTACAGCTTGTTTTATTTACATTACTCCTTAGCGGGTGTGCTCAGCAGGTACACACTACCAAGTCACCGCTTGCCGACGGCAATCGGTTGCCGTCAACGTCGGCCATTAATCATGTTTCACAGCAGATTGCGAACGAGTTGGTAAGGCAAAATGATGCTTTACGTGCTAATCAACCTTTGCTGGTTGCTACACCTGTTTTACTCGCTGATTTAAATCAGACCAATGCTGTAGGGCTTCAGCTCCAGGAGGGGTTAACTGCAGCAATGCACGATCATCAATTTAGTTTGGTCGATATCAATGTGGGCGAGAATATTCGTGTCACCCCTCAGGGGGATTTTTTATTGACGCGAAACTGGAAGCAACTGCCAACCGGTATTGCTGTTGAGCATGTATTGGTGTCGACCATGAGCATGAGCAGCGAAGGGATGGTGATTAATGCCAGAGTCGTTAATATTACCAATAATCGTGTTGTCTCAGCCTCACAAGCGAGTTTTGGACTTGAGCAGTTACCAGGATATTTAAGGGCGTCAGAACAGGTGGTCTCTCAAGATGGATTACTTTACCGAGACAGTGGCATGGGAGAGAAAGAGGTGAGAGTGATTGGAGGTTTGAAATGA
- the flgB gene encoding flagellar basal body rod protein FlgB: MAISFDKALGVHQYTLGIRSQRAEVISSNIANADTPHYKARDIDFDKALQAATSQQRGLAMTGSDSKHFDLAALSEQHYGYRVPNQPDTGDGNTVDIQQEQSEFMQNALEYQMSLGFLDSKFSGLKKALKGN, from the coding sequence ATGGCGATTAGTTTTGATAAGGCGTTAGGAGTTCACCAATACACACTAGGGATCCGCTCCCAACGTGCAGAGGTTATCTCTTCGAACATTGCCAATGCAGATACTCCTCACTATAAAGCGCGTGATATCGATTTTGATAAAGCACTGCAAGCTGCAACAAGTCAACAGCGTGGGCTGGCGATGACTGGCAGTGACAGTAAACATTTCGATTTAGCAGCCCTCTCTGAGCAACATTATGGTTATAGAGTGCCTAATCAGCCAGATACCGGTGATGGTAATACCGTTGATATCCAGCAAGAGCAATCAGAGTTTATGCAAAATGCCCTTGAATATCAGATGTCACTGGGTTTTTTAGACAGTAAGTTCTCTGGACTTAAGAAAGCACTGAAAGGAAATTAA
- the flgM gene encoding flagellar biosynthesis anti-sigma factor FlgM translates to MAIDIKQVNSAANAHVNKASANKTNTQTSQAGNNASSISTPPKSDSVSITSQAQQLQSIQAKLSDIPEVNKQKVAEIKLAIAEGRYKVDPEKLASNIAMFENELKDLN, encoded by the coding sequence ATGGCTATTGATATTAAACAAGTAAACTCCGCTGCTAACGCCCATGTAAACAAGGCATCAGCGAACAAAACCAACACTCAAACGAGTCAAGCTGGTAATAATGCTAGTTCAATTAGCACGCCTCCTAAAAGTGACTCAGTGTCGATCACTTCTCAAGCTCAACAACTGCAGAGCATCCAAGCAAAGTTGAGTGACATTCCTGAAGTGAATAAGCAGAAAGTTGCTGAAATTAAACTTGCGATCGCTGAGGGACGCTATAAAGTCGATCCTGAAAAGCTTGCTAGCAACATCGCTATGTTTGAAAATGAACTCAAGGATCTCAATTAG
- a CDS encoding chemotaxis protein CheV, with product MSSILESVNKRTQLVGANRLELLLFKLNGRQRFGINVFKVKEVLQCPPLTSLPKLSSFVKGVAHIRGATISVIDLSAATGGRPIEDIDGCFIIISEYNRSIQGFLVKSVERIINMNWEAIMPPPQGSGRYSYLTAVTEIEGELVEILDVEKILDEISPVKTEISQELSEQLTIDEDDNFHIMVIDDSAVARKQIIRALEALGLQIDTAIDGKDALNKLTKMAEEMDNVSKEIPLIISDIEMPEMDGYTLTAEIRDNPKLKDIKIVLHTSLSGVFNQAMVEKVGANDFIAKFNPDELAAAVNKHLSLE from the coding sequence ATGTCAAGTATTCTTGAGTCAGTTAACAAACGAACCCAGCTAGTTGGGGCGAACCGTTTAGAGCTTTTACTTTTTAAGCTTAACGGCCGTCAAAGGTTCGGAATCAACGTGTTCAAAGTTAAGGAGGTACTACAATGCCCACCCTTAACCAGTTTGCCTAAATTAAGTTCCTTTGTTAAAGGGGTTGCACACATTCGTGGTGCGACGATATCTGTGATTGATCTCAGTGCGGCAACAGGTGGCCGTCCAATTGAGGATATCGACGGTTGTTTTATCATTATTTCTGAATACAACCGAAGTATTCAGGGATTTTTGGTAAAGTCAGTAGAGCGGATAATTAATATGAATTGGGAGGCGATTATGCCGCCTCCACAGGGGTCTGGACGCTACTCTTATCTGACTGCTGTGACTGAGATAGAGGGTGAGTTAGTTGAGATCCTTGATGTCGAGAAAATTCTTGATGAGATATCTCCAGTTAAAACTGAAATTAGCCAAGAGTTAAGTGAGCAGCTAACCATAGATGAAGATGATAATTTTCATATCATGGTTATCGATGATTCTGCAGTGGCAAGAAAGCAGATCATTCGTGCTCTTGAAGCATTGGGATTGCAGATCGATACGGCCATTGACGGTAAAGATGCATTAAATAAACTCACCAAAATGGCTGAAGAGATGGATAATGTCTCCAAGGAGATCCCGCTTATTATCTCAGATATCGAAATGCCAGAGATGGACGGCTATACGCTAACAGCAGAGATTAGAGATAATCCAAAGCTGAAAGATATTAAAATTGTGCTGCACACCTCCTTAAGTGGAGTATTTAATCAGGCCATGGTGGAGAAAGTTGGGGCGAATGACTTTATTGCTAAATTTAATCCCGATGAGCTTGCTGCGGCAGTGAATAAGCATTTGAGTCTAGAATGA
- a CDS encoding flagella synthesis protein FlgN, producing the protein MSQLSSIIEKQHQLLQELKVTISEEKSALIDQDAELLLTLASSKAKLLDALKANDGVLSAQPDIAALSTEPALVNQVKIAKEQLAECQQLNMENASLIELNLASVNRFAQALQASRNASSLTYNGKGKTSTISTLGNNLKA; encoded by the coding sequence ATGAGCCAATTATCCAGCATCATTGAAAAGCAACATCAGCTATTACAAGAGCTGAAAGTAACAATATCTGAAGAAAAGAGCGCATTGATTGATCAAGATGCCGAGCTTTTACTTACACTGGCTTCCAGCAAAGCTAAGTTACTTGACGCCTTAAAGGCCAATGATGGTGTTTTATCCGCTCAACCCGACATAGCAGCGCTTTCTACTGAGCCAGCTCTCGTCAATCAAGTGAAGATTGCCAAAGAGCAGCTTGCAGAATGTCAGCAGCTTAATATGGAAAATGCCAGCTTAATTGAGCTCAACTTGGCCAGTGTCAATCGTTTCGCCCAAGCTCTTCAGGCCAGTAGAAATGCATCAAGCCTCACTTACAATGGCAAAGGTAAGACATCGACAATATCGACCTTAGGAAATAACTTAAAAGCTTAA